The Miscanthus floridulus cultivar M001 chromosome 7, ASM1932011v1, whole genome shotgun sequence genome includes a region encoding these proteins:
- the LOC136466416 gene encoding auxin response factor 5-like isoform X2, with protein sequence MKQSPASSGVAPAPVPSPAAAAASTGAAPCEGERKAPAINADLWYACSGPLVSLPPVGSLVVYFPQGHSEQVAASMQKDIDAHVPSYPNLPSKLICLLHSVTLHADPDTDEVYAQMTLQPVNTYGKEALQLSELALKHARPQMEFFCKTLTASDTSTHGGFSVPRRAAEKILPPLDFSMQPPAQELQARDIHDNVWTFRHIFRGQPKRHLLTTGWSLFVGGKRLFVGDSVIFVRDERQQLLLGIRRASRQPTNISSSVLSSDSMHIGVLAAAAHAAANNSPFTIFYNPRASPTEFVIPFAKYQKALYSNQISLGMRFRMMFETEELGMRRYMGTITGICDLDPVRWKNSQWRNLQVGWDESAAGERRNRVSMWEIEPIAAPFFICPQPFFGVKRPRQIDDESSEMENLFKRAMPWLGEEICIKDAQTQNTTMPGLSLVQWMNMNRQQSSTLANTGIQSEYLRSLSNPAMQNLGAAELARQLYVQNHLLQQNSVQLNASKLPQQMQPINELAKGSLSCNQLDAITNHQELKQEVGNQQRQQQPVNQAIPLSQAQANLVQAQVIIQTQMQQQQSQQQQQPFPTRCQQGTSEQQLLLSQQHQDQNFQLQQQQQLLLQQLQRQQQQNQQQLNKSPGQLVNLAGQQAQLSDQELQLQLLQKLQQQSLISQPAVPLSRLPLIQEQQKLLLDMQQLSSSHSLAQQRIVPQQDSKVSLQASQAPPPMKQEQQKLSQKQVALADVSDVAFPPISSTNVLSKAGSQLMIPGATQSVLTEEIPSCSTSPSTANNGNHLAHPTIGRNEHCKVNMEKVPQSSALMSIPTSGEAVTTPIMMKESSKLNHNLKENVITSKSPTVGTGHDNLLNIVPSTDNLETTSSATSLWPTQTDGLLHQGFLTSNFNQQQMFKDALPDVEIQEVDPTNNAFFGINNDGPLGFPMETEGLLVSALNPVKCQPNLSTDVENNYQIQKDAQQEISTSMVSQSFGQSDIAFNSIDSAINDGAMLNRNSWPPPPPPQRMRTFTK encoded by the exons ATGAAGCAGTCCCCGGCGAGCTCTGGTGTCGCGCCCGCGCCCGTCCCTTcccccgcggccgcggccgcctccaCCGGCGCGGCGCCATGCGAAG GGGAGCGGAAGGCGCCGGCGATCAACGCCGACCTGTGGTACGCCTGCTCGGGCCCGCTCGTGTCGCTGCCGCCGGTGGGCAGCCTCGTCGTCTACTTCCCGCAGGGCCACAGCGAGCAG GTTGCAGCTTCTATGCAAAAGGACATTGATGCACATGTGCCAAGCTACCCAAATCTTCCCTCAAAGTTGATATGTCTTCTTCACAGTGTTACTTTGCAT GCGGACCCAGACACTGATGAGGTGTATGCACAGATGACTCTTCAGCCAGTGAACACA TATGGAAAAGAGGCTTTACAGCTATCCGAGCTTGCACTAAAACATGCAAGGCCACAGATGGAGTTCTTCTGTAAGACACTTACTGCAAGTGATACAAGTACACATGGAGGTTTCTCTGTGCCTCGCCGTGCTGCAGAGAAGATATTACCTCCACTG GACTTCAGTATGCAGCCTCCGGCTCAAGAACTTCAAGCCAGAGACATACATGACAATGTGTGGACATTTCGCCATATATTTCGAG GTCAGCCGAAAAGACATTTACTTACCACTGGGTGGAGTCTTTTTGTGGGTGGCAAGAGACTATTTGTTGGTGATTCTGTCATTTTTGTTAG GGATGAAAGGCAGCAACTTCTACTGGGAATCAGGCGGGCTAGCCGGCAGCCAACTAATATATCCTCTTCAGTACTTTCAAGTGACAGTATGCACATAGGGGTGCTTGCTGCAGCGGCCCATGCTGCTGCTAACAATAGCCCATTTACCATATTTTACAACCCTAG GGCTAGCCCTACTGAATTTGTTATCCCATTTGCCAAATACCAGAAGGCACTGTATAGTAACCAAATATCTTTAGGAATGCGATTCCGGATGATGTTTGAGACCGAGGAATTAGGGATGAGAAG GTACATGGGTACGATAACTGGGATATGTGACCTAGATCCTGTAAGATGGAAAAACTCCCAGTGGCGCAACTTACAG GTTGGTTGGGATGAGTCTGCTGCAGGTGAAAGGCGAAACAGAGTTTCAATGTGGGAGATTGAACCAATTGCTGCTCCTTTCTTCATATGCCCCCAGCCTTTCTTTGGTGTAAAGCGCCCTAGGCAAATAG ATGACGAGTCATCAGAGATGGAAAACCTTTTCAAGAGGGCAATGCCTTGGCTTGGTGAGGAGATATGCATAAAGGATGCTCAGACCCAGAACACCACAATGCCTGGTCTGAGCTTGGTTCAATGGATGAACATGAACAGGCAGCAGAGCTCCACATTAGCTAATACAGGCATACAGTCGGAGTATCTGCGATCTCTAAGTAACCCTGCCATGCAAAACCTTGGTGCCGCTGAGCTTGCAAGGCAGTTATATGTTCAGAACCATCTCCTGCAACAAAACAGTGTACAGCTTAATGCTTCCAAGCTCCCTCAGCAAATGCAACCTATAAATGAGCTTGCCAAGGGATCGTTGTCTTGTAATCAACTTGATGCTATCACCAATCATCAAGAACTGAAGCAAGAAGTTGGCAACCAGCAGAGGCAACAACAGCCCGTTAACCAAGCAATTCCTCTAAGCCAGGCTCAAGCCAATCTTGTCCAGGCCCAGGTAATTATCCAGACTcagatgcagcagcagcagtcgcAGCAACAACAACAGCCGTTTCCAACTAGGTGCCAGCAGGGAACCAGTGAGCAACAGCTGCTTCTTTCACAGCAACATCAGGACCAGAATTTTCAACTGCAGCAACAACAGCAGCTTTTACTTCAGCAActgcagcggcagcagcagcagaatcagcagcagcTAAACAAGTCGCCAGGTCAACTTGTGAATCTGGCTGGTCAACAGGCTCAATTGTCTGACCAAGAACTTCAGTTGCAGCTATTACAGAAACTACAGCAGCAGTCACTTATATCACAGCCAGCAGTTCCACTCTCACGATTACCGCTAATACAGGAACAACAGAAGTTACTTTTGGATATGCAGCAGCTATCGAGTTCTCATTCACTTGCCCAGCAGCGGATCGTGCCTCAGCAAGATAGCAAAGTTTCACTGCAAGCATCACAGGCGCCACCACCAATGAAGCAAGAACAGCAGAAGCTTTCACAGAAACAAGTTGCACTTGCAGATGTGTCAGATGTTGCCTTCCCACCGATTTCATCAACCAACGTTCTGTCCAAAGCTGGAAGCCAACTGATGATTCCAGGTGCTACACAATCTGTACTAACTGAGGAAATCCCTTCTTGCTCAACATCACCTTCTACAGCCAACAACGGAAATCATTTGGCACACCCAACCATTGGCAGGAATGAGCATTGCAAGGTCAACATGGAGAAGGTgcctcaatcgtctgctctgatgTCAATTCCAACATCTGGTGAAGCTGTAACAACTCCAATAATGATGAAGGAATCGTCGAAGTTGAACCATAATCTGAAGGAGAATGTAATCACCTCAAAGTCACCCACTGTTGGGACTGGACATGACAATCTTTTGAACATTGTACCATCAACAGACAACCTGGAAACAACTTCATCAGCAACTTCATTATGGCCTACCCAAACAGATGGACTTTTGCATCAAGGATTCCTCACTTCTAACTTCAATCAGCAACAAATGTTCAAAGATGCACTTCCAGATGTGGAAATTCAAGAAGTGGATCCAACTAACAATGCCTTCTTTGGGATCAACAATGATGGTCCATTGGGCTTTCCTATGGAAACAGAAGGCTTGTTGGTAAGTGCACTTAATCCTGTGAAGTGTCAGCCTAATTTGTCAACTGATGTTGAGAACAATTACCAAATACAAAAGGATGCCCAACAAGAGATCTCAACCTCCATGGTTTCACAGTCATTCGGTCAGTCTGATATAGCTTTTAACTCAATTGATTCTGCAATCAACGATGGTGCCATGTTGAACAGAAATTCTTGGCCCCCTCCACCTCCACCACAGAGAATGCGGACATTCACAAAG TGA
- the LOC136466416 gene encoding auxin response factor 5-like isoform X1 produces the protein MKQSPASSGVAPAPVPSPAAAAASTGAAPCEGERKAPAINADLWYACSGPLVSLPPVGSLVVYFPQGHSEQVAASMQKDIDAHVPSYPNLPSKLICLLHSVTLHADPDTDEVYAQMTLQPVNTYGKEALQLSELALKHARPQMEFFCKTLTASDTSTHGGFSVPRRAAEKILPPLDFSMQPPAQELQARDIHDNVWTFRHIFRGQPKRHLLTTGWSLFVGGKRLFVGDSVIFVRDERQQLLLGIRRASRQPTNISSSVLSSDSMHIGVLAAAAHAAANNSPFTIFYNPRASPTEFVIPFAKYQKALYSNQISLGMRFRMMFETEELGMRRYMGTITGICDLDPVRWKNSQWRNLQVGWDESAAGERRNRVSMWEIEPIAAPFFICPQPFFGVKRPRQIDDESSEMENLFKRAMPWLGEEICIKDAQTQNTTMPGLSLVQWMNMNRQQSSTLANTGIQSEYLRSLSNPAMQNLGAAELARQLYVQNHLLQQNSVQLNASKLPQQMQPINELAKGSLSCNQLDAITNHQELKQEVGNQQRQQQPVNQAIPLSQAQANLVQAQVIIQTQMQQQQSQQQQQPFPTRCQQGTSEQQLLLSQQHQDQNFQLQQQQQLLLQQLQRQQQQNQQQLNKSPGQLVNLAGQQAQLSDQELQLQLLQKLQQQSLISQPAVPLSRLPLIQEQQKLLLDMQQLSSSHSLAQQRIVPQQDSKVSLQASQAPPPMKQEQQKLSQKQVALADVSDVAFPPISSTNVLSKAGSQLMIPGATQSVLTEEIPSCSTSPSTANNGNHLAHPTIGRNEHCKVNMEKVPQSSALMSIPTSGEAVTTPIMMKESSKLNHNLKENVITSKSPTVGTGHDNLLNIVPSTDNLETTSSATSLWPTQTDGLLHQGFLTSNFNQQQMFKDALPDVEIQEVDPTNNAFFGINNDGPLGFPMETEGLLVSALNPVKCQPNLSTDVENNYQIQKDAQQEISTSMVSQSFGQSDIAFNSIDSAINDGAMLNRNSWPPPPPPQRMRTFTKVYKRGAVGRSIDIGRFSGYEELKHALARMFGIEGQLEDRQRVGWKLVYKDHEDDILLLGDDPWEEFVNCVKCIRILSPQEVQQMSLDGDLGNNVLSNQACSSSDGGNAWKPRCDQNPGNPSIGFYDQFE, from the exons ATGAAGCAGTCCCCGGCGAGCTCTGGTGTCGCGCCCGCGCCCGTCCCTTcccccgcggccgcggccgcctccaCCGGCGCGGCGCCATGCGAAG GGGAGCGGAAGGCGCCGGCGATCAACGCCGACCTGTGGTACGCCTGCTCGGGCCCGCTCGTGTCGCTGCCGCCGGTGGGCAGCCTCGTCGTCTACTTCCCGCAGGGCCACAGCGAGCAG GTTGCAGCTTCTATGCAAAAGGACATTGATGCACATGTGCCAAGCTACCCAAATCTTCCCTCAAAGTTGATATGTCTTCTTCACAGTGTTACTTTGCAT GCGGACCCAGACACTGATGAGGTGTATGCACAGATGACTCTTCAGCCAGTGAACACA TATGGAAAAGAGGCTTTACAGCTATCCGAGCTTGCACTAAAACATGCAAGGCCACAGATGGAGTTCTTCTGTAAGACACTTACTGCAAGTGATACAAGTACACATGGAGGTTTCTCTGTGCCTCGCCGTGCTGCAGAGAAGATATTACCTCCACTG GACTTCAGTATGCAGCCTCCGGCTCAAGAACTTCAAGCCAGAGACATACATGACAATGTGTGGACATTTCGCCATATATTTCGAG GTCAGCCGAAAAGACATTTACTTACCACTGGGTGGAGTCTTTTTGTGGGTGGCAAGAGACTATTTGTTGGTGATTCTGTCATTTTTGTTAG GGATGAAAGGCAGCAACTTCTACTGGGAATCAGGCGGGCTAGCCGGCAGCCAACTAATATATCCTCTTCAGTACTTTCAAGTGACAGTATGCACATAGGGGTGCTTGCTGCAGCGGCCCATGCTGCTGCTAACAATAGCCCATTTACCATATTTTACAACCCTAG GGCTAGCCCTACTGAATTTGTTATCCCATTTGCCAAATACCAGAAGGCACTGTATAGTAACCAAATATCTTTAGGAATGCGATTCCGGATGATGTTTGAGACCGAGGAATTAGGGATGAGAAG GTACATGGGTACGATAACTGGGATATGTGACCTAGATCCTGTAAGATGGAAAAACTCCCAGTGGCGCAACTTACAG GTTGGTTGGGATGAGTCTGCTGCAGGTGAAAGGCGAAACAGAGTTTCAATGTGGGAGATTGAACCAATTGCTGCTCCTTTCTTCATATGCCCCCAGCCTTTCTTTGGTGTAAAGCGCCCTAGGCAAATAG ATGACGAGTCATCAGAGATGGAAAACCTTTTCAAGAGGGCAATGCCTTGGCTTGGTGAGGAGATATGCATAAAGGATGCTCAGACCCAGAACACCACAATGCCTGGTCTGAGCTTGGTTCAATGGATGAACATGAACAGGCAGCAGAGCTCCACATTAGCTAATACAGGCATACAGTCGGAGTATCTGCGATCTCTAAGTAACCCTGCCATGCAAAACCTTGGTGCCGCTGAGCTTGCAAGGCAGTTATATGTTCAGAACCATCTCCTGCAACAAAACAGTGTACAGCTTAATGCTTCCAAGCTCCCTCAGCAAATGCAACCTATAAATGAGCTTGCCAAGGGATCGTTGTCTTGTAATCAACTTGATGCTATCACCAATCATCAAGAACTGAAGCAAGAAGTTGGCAACCAGCAGAGGCAACAACAGCCCGTTAACCAAGCAATTCCTCTAAGCCAGGCTCAAGCCAATCTTGTCCAGGCCCAGGTAATTATCCAGACTcagatgcagcagcagcagtcgcAGCAACAACAACAGCCGTTTCCAACTAGGTGCCAGCAGGGAACCAGTGAGCAACAGCTGCTTCTTTCACAGCAACATCAGGACCAGAATTTTCAACTGCAGCAACAACAGCAGCTTTTACTTCAGCAActgcagcggcagcagcagcagaatcagcagcagcTAAACAAGTCGCCAGGTCAACTTGTGAATCTGGCTGGTCAACAGGCTCAATTGTCTGACCAAGAACTTCAGTTGCAGCTATTACAGAAACTACAGCAGCAGTCACTTATATCACAGCCAGCAGTTCCACTCTCACGATTACCGCTAATACAGGAACAACAGAAGTTACTTTTGGATATGCAGCAGCTATCGAGTTCTCATTCACTTGCCCAGCAGCGGATCGTGCCTCAGCAAGATAGCAAAGTTTCACTGCAAGCATCACAGGCGCCACCACCAATGAAGCAAGAACAGCAGAAGCTTTCACAGAAACAAGTTGCACTTGCAGATGTGTCAGATGTTGCCTTCCCACCGATTTCATCAACCAACGTTCTGTCCAAAGCTGGAAGCCAACTGATGATTCCAGGTGCTACACAATCTGTACTAACTGAGGAAATCCCTTCTTGCTCAACATCACCTTCTACAGCCAACAACGGAAATCATTTGGCACACCCAACCATTGGCAGGAATGAGCATTGCAAGGTCAACATGGAGAAGGTgcctcaatcgtctgctctgatgTCAATTCCAACATCTGGTGAAGCTGTAACAACTCCAATAATGATGAAGGAATCGTCGAAGTTGAACCATAATCTGAAGGAGAATGTAATCACCTCAAAGTCACCCACTGTTGGGACTGGACATGACAATCTTTTGAACATTGTACCATCAACAGACAACCTGGAAACAACTTCATCAGCAACTTCATTATGGCCTACCCAAACAGATGGACTTTTGCATCAAGGATTCCTCACTTCTAACTTCAATCAGCAACAAATGTTCAAAGATGCACTTCCAGATGTGGAAATTCAAGAAGTGGATCCAACTAACAATGCCTTCTTTGGGATCAACAATGATGGTCCATTGGGCTTTCCTATGGAAACAGAAGGCTTGTTGGTAAGTGCACTTAATCCTGTGAAGTGTCAGCCTAATTTGTCAACTGATGTTGAGAACAATTACCAAATACAAAAGGATGCCCAACAAGAGATCTCAACCTCCATGGTTTCACAGTCATTCGGTCAGTCTGATATAGCTTTTAACTCAATTGATTCTGCAATCAACGATGGTGCCATGTTGAACAGAAATTCTTGGCCCCCTCCACCTCCACCACAGAGAATGCGGACATTCACAAAG GTCTACAAGCGTGGAGCTGTAGGCCGGTCTATTGACATAGGTAGGTTCTCTGGATATGAAGAATTGAAGCATGCTTTGGCCCGCATGTTTGGTATAGAGGGCCAACTTGAGGACCGACAGAGAGTAGGCTGGAAGTTAGTCTACAAGGACCATGAGGATGACATCCTACTTCTCGGTGATGACCCATGGGA GGAGTTTGTGAATTGTGTGAAGTGCATTAGGATCCTATCCCCCCAAGAAGTGCAACAGATGAGCTTAGATGGTGATTTGGGGAACAATGTCCTCTCCAACCAGGCTTGCAGCAGCTCAGATGGTGGGAATGCCTGGAAGCCTCGCTGTGACCAGAACCCTGGTAACCCTTCGATCGGCTTCTACGACCAATTTGAATGA